One Algihabitans albus DNA segment encodes these proteins:
- a CDS encoding sarcosine oxidase subunit beta family protein yields the protein MRTRYSVFSLARNAFRHHRDWPKAWRSPEPKTSYDVVIVGGGGHGLATAYYLAKEHKLTKVAVLERGWLGGGNTGRNTTIVRSNYLWDESAALYEHAMKLWEGLSQDLNYNVMFSQRGVLNLAHSQHDLREVSRRVNANRLNGIDSEVLDAEGVKHYCPVIDLRGGGRYPVLGASLQRRGGTARHDAVAWGYARAADALGVDIIQECPVEGFRISNGRVQGLQTGKGYIEARKIGLVPSGHASVLAERAGFRLPVTSLPLQALVSEPVKPVLGCVIMSGAVHAYVSQSDKGELVIGAGVDKYVGYGQRGSLPVTEETLGAICELFPIFRRMRMLRNWGGIVDTCPDASPIISKTPVEGLYINCGWGTGGFKATPGSGNVFAHTIATDRPHAINAPFSLERFRSGYLIDEHGAAAVAH from the coding sequence ATGCGCACCCGCTACAGCGTCTTCTCGCTCGCGCGCAATGCCTTCAGGCATCACCGGGATTGGCCGAAGGCCTGGCGTTCGCCGGAGCCCAAGACGTCCTACGACGTCGTGATCGTCGGTGGCGGCGGCCATGGCCTCGCCACGGCCTATTACCTGGCCAAGGAGCACAAGCTGACCAAGGTGGCCGTGCTGGAGCGCGGCTGGCTGGGCGGCGGCAACACCGGACGCAACACAACCATCGTGCGTTCGAACTATCTTTGGGATGAATCCGCCGCGCTGTACGAACACGCGATGAAGCTCTGGGAGGGCCTGAGCCAGGACCTCAACTACAATGTCATGTTCTCGCAGCGCGGTGTGCTGAACCTGGCACATAGCCAACACGACCTGAGAGAGGTCTCCCGCCGGGTGAACGCCAATCGGCTGAACGGCATCGATTCCGAAGTTCTGGATGCCGAGGGCGTCAAGCACTACTGCCCGGTAATCGACCTACGCGGCGGCGGACGCTACCCTGTCCTGGGCGCAAGCCTCCAGCGCCGCGGTGGCACCGCGCGGCACGATGCTGTCGCGTGGGGCTACGCCCGCGCCGCCGACGCGCTCGGCGTCGACATCATCCAGGAATGCCCTGTGGAGGGCTTCCGCATCTCCAACGGCCGGGTCCAGGGCCTGCAAACAGGCAAGGGCTATATCGAAGCCAGGAAGATCGGTCTCGTCCCGTCGGGTCACGCCAGCGTGCTGGCCGAGCGCGCCGGTTTCCGGCTACCGGTGACCTCCCTGCCGCTGCAGGCGCTGGTGAGCGAACCGGTCAAACCGGTGCTCGGCTGCGTTATCATGTCCGGCGCGGTGCACGCCTACGTCAGCCAGTCGGACAAGGGCGAGTTGGTGATCGGCGCCGGCGTCGACAAATATGTCGGCTACGGCCAACGCGGCAGCCTGCCGGTGACCGAGGAAACGTTAGGGGCAATCTGCGAACTCTTCCCGATCTTCCGGCGCATGCGGATGCTGCGGAACTGGGGTGGCATCGTCGATACCTGCCCGGACGCCAGCCCGATCATCTCGAAAACGCCGGTGGAGGGTCTCTACATCAACTGCGGCTGGGGCACCGGCGGTTTCAAGGCGACACCCGGCTCCGGCAATGTCTTCGCCCACACCATCGCCACCGATCGCCCGCACGCAATCAACGCCCCCTTCAGCCTGGAGCGATTCCGCAGCGGCTATCTGATCGACGAGCACGGCGCAGCGGCGGTCGCTCACTGA